In the Salinirubrum litoreum genome, one interval contains:
- a CDS encoding DUF4397 domain-containing protein, with protein sequence MTSDRSNATRRRVLLGLGTGATVALAGCTGGGGDGGTDTATPTGTATPTETPTETETEEPAGTANVRVGHMSPNAPNVDVYVDGSAVLEDVPFGAVSEYLEVPAGEREVEITAAGDPDTSVFAGAVPVEADTDYSVVAIGEIGDMADQAFEPLVLEDDNSDPGGDTARVRAVHASPDAPAVDITVASSGDALFDGVAFGDAGYVEVPAGDYTLQIRGDTDSNDGDVVAEFDVSLAGGQVYTAFAAGYLTPDDEPADTPFDLLVSQDTGDGMMEMDPASVRVSHMSPNAPNVDVYVDGSAVLEDVPFGATSSYLELAAGDHTVEITAAGDPDTSVFSGDVTVAAGTDYTIAAIGEIGDDADEAFRPLILEDDNSDPGGDTARVRAVHVSPDAPAVDITVNSTGDTLFDGVAFGESGYVEVPANDYTLQIRGDTDSNDGEVVADFDVSLNGGQVYTAFAAGYLTPDDEPQDVSFDLLVTQDTGGMS encoded by the coding sequence ATGACATCAGACAGATCGAACGCGACGCGGCGGCGTGTACTACTCGGCCTCGGCACCGGTGCGACGGTCGCCCTCGCTGGCTGTACCGGCGGCGGTGGCGACGGCGGCACCGACACGGCGACACCCACCGGAACGGCGACCCCGACAGAGACGCCCACCGAGACGGAGACCGAGGAACCGGCCGGCACCGCAAACGTCCGGGTCGGGCACATGTCGCCGAACGCACCGAACGTGGACGTGTACGTCGATGGCTCGGCCGTCCTCGAAGACGTGCCCTTCGGCGCGGTCAGCGAGTACCTCGAGGTCCCCGCCGGCGAACGGGAGGTCGAGATCACCGCCGCCGGCGACCCCGACACCTCGGTCTTCGCCGGGGCGGTCCCGGTCGAGGCGGACACCGACTACTCGGTCGTCGCGATCGGCGAGATCGGCGACATGGCCGACCAGGCGTTCGAGCCGCTCGTCTTAGAAGACGACAACAGCGATCCGGGTGGCGACACGGCCCGCGTCCGGGCCGTCCACGCCTCGCCCGACGCACCCGCCGTCGACATCACCGTCGCGTCCAGCGGGGACGCGCTGTTCGACGGCGTGGCGTTCGGCGACGCCGGCTACGTCGAGGTCCCTGCTGGCGACTACACCCTCCAGATTCGCGGCGATACGGACAGCAACGACGGCGACGTGGTGGCCGAGTTCGACGTGAGCCTCGCCGGCGGGCAGGTCTACACCGCCTTCGCGGCCGGCTACCTCACCCCCGACGACGAACCGGCCGACACGCCCTTCGACCTGCTCGTCTCGCAGGACACCGGCGACGGGATGATGGAGATGGACCCGGCGAGCGTCCGGGTGTCGCACATGTCGCCGAACGCGCCGAACGTCGACGTGTACGTCGACGGCTCGGCCGTCCTCGAAGACGTGCCCTTCGGCGCGACCAGCAGTTACCTCGAACTCGCGGCCGGCGACCACACGGTCGAGATCACCGCCGCCGGCGATCCCGACACCTCGGTCTTCTCGGGCGACGTGACCGTGGCAGCCGGGACCGACTACACCATCGCCGCGATCGGTGAGATCGGCGACGACGCCGACGAGGCGTTCCGCCCGCTGATCCTCGAAGACGACAACAGCGATCCGGGTGGCGACACGGCCCGCGTCCGGGCGGTTCACGTCTCCCCCGACGCGCCCGCAGTCGACATCACGGTCAACTCGACCGGCGACACGCTGTTCGACGGGGTCGCGTTCGGCGAGTCGGGCTACGTCGAGGTCCCGGCGAACGACTACACCCTGCAGATCAGAGGTGACACCGACAGCAACGACGGCGAGGTCGTCGCCGACTTCGACGTGAGCCTGAACGGCGGGCAGGTCTACACCGCCTTCGCGGCCGGCTACCTCACCCCCGACGACGAACCGCAGGACGTGTCCTTCGATCTGCTCGTGACGCAGGACACCGGCGGGATGTCGTAG
- a CDS encoding metal-dependent hydrolase — protein sequence MPDLFAHAVIGYCLGTALSFRYDWLTPTYVTVVMAGAFVPDVAKIFLLVPDAVVSDALGLPFSWFALHTVGGSAVAVLIGVVLVAGEERRRVLGLLSLGTASHLVADALLLTATGYSKPMWWPVAHVGLPSPGLYLSSEPTPLFVASAVAVVLWALRRRRAKAE from the coding sequence ATGCCTGATCTGTTCGCCCACGCGGTGATCGGCTACTGTCTCGGGACCGCGCTCTCGTTTCGGTACGACTGGCTGACGCCGACCTACGTCACGGTCGTCATGGCCGGGGCGTTCGTCCCGGACGTCGCGAAGATATTTCTGCTCGTCCCGGACGCGGTCGTGTCCGACGCGCTCGGCCTCCCGTTCTCGTGGTTCGCGCTCCACACCGTCGGCGGGTCGGCGGTCGCGGTGCTGATCGGCGTGGTGCTGGTGGCGGGCGAGGAGCGTCGCCGGGTACTGGGACTGCTCTCGCTCGGGACCGCCTCGCATCTCGTCGCCGACGCGCTCCTGTTGACGGCCACCGGCTACTCGAAGCCGATGTGGTGGCCCGTGGCGCACGTCGGGCTTCCCTCGCCGGGATTGTACCTGAGTAGCGAGCCGACCCCGCTGTTCGTGGCGAGTGCGGTCGCGGTCGTGCTGTGGGCGCTTCGGCGGCGGCGGGCGAAGGCAGAGTGA
- a CDS encoding universal stress protein: MYDDVLCPFDGSEGATDVLHHVSQIAHWADATVHLLYVADTNRDSVTVVENEVVDALVQEGRDVVAEGAQTLRNLGVDHETDVVQGNPAETIVDYADSHGHDLIVMPTRGKEGLSRYLGGSVSEKVVRLSPVPVLTTRMQADEEFTFPYERILVPTDGSEQATRAVRHALSLAAALDATVHALSAVEETALGLDVRSTVASEESERAAREAVESVADAAADYDVTVETHVERGSPVDVIRDAIESTDSHAVVMGTTGRRGTDRILLGSVAEKTVRTAPVPVITVGGDD; this comes from the coding sequence ATGTACGACGACGTACTCTGTCCGTTCGACGGCAGCGAGGGCGCGACCGACGTCCTCCACCACGTGAGCCAGATCGCACACTGGGCCGACGCGACGGTCCACCTCCTCTACGTCGCCGACACGAACCGCGACAGCGTCACGGTCGTCGAGAACGAGGTCGTCGACGCCCTCGTGCAGGAGGGCCGAGACGTCGTCGCTGAGGGCGCACAGACGCTCCGGAACCTCGGCGTCGACCACGAGACCGACGTGGTCCAGGGCAACCCGGCCGAGACCATCGTCGACTACGCCGACAGCCACGGACACGACCTGATCGTGATGCCGACGCGCGGGAAGGAGGGGCTGTCGCGCTACCTCGGCGGGAGTGTTTCGGAGAAGGTGGTCCGGCTCTCGCCGGTTCCCGTGTTGACGACCCGGATGCAGGCCGACGAGGAGTTCACCTTCCCCTACGAGCGCATCCTCGTCCCGACCGACGGGAGCGAGCAAGCGACCCGTGCGGTCCGGCACGCACTCTCGCTCGCGGCGGCGCTCGACGCCACGGTCCACGCGCTCTCGGCGGTCGAGGAGACGGCACTGGGACTCGACGTACGCTCGACGGTCGCCAGCGAGGAGAGCGAACGCGCCGCCCGCGAGGCGGTCGAGTCGGTCGCGGACGCGGCGGCCGACTACGACGTCACCGTCGAGACGCACGTCGAACGCGGCAGTCCGGTCGACGTGATCCGCGACGCCATCGAGTCGACCGATTCACACGCGGTCGTGATGGGCACGACCGGGCGACGCGGCACCGACCGGATCCTGCTCGGCAGTGTCGCAGAGAAGACGGTCCGGACCGCGCCGGTGCCCGTGATCACGGTCGGTGGCGACGACTGA
- a CDS encoding PQQ-dependent sugar dehydrogenase — MRRRTYLALAGTAVTGSLAGCTDTAGPDTGTGGSGDTAGTGNGGDTTGGDDDGGQPDDTTAVAVERLTTLSSPWALTTIPDDDRLLVTERVGQLRLVDPASGDVQTVPGTPEVFARGQGGLLDVELHPRFPEEPWLYLTYSARREDGTSTTHVGRGRFDPTADAPRLRDFELLHAAQPFVNSTGHFGSRLAFDTDERLYVTVGDRQFKDFGPDHVAQDLTNDLGTVLRFEPDGSIPDDNPFVDDPEARDTIFSYGHRNAQGLTRHPETGDIWEAEFGEQDGDEINVLEAGGNYGWPVADEGCTYGSGDPIGVSHADREDVIAPVFGWPCGSGGFPPSGMTFYTGEAFPEWQGDLLLGGLASQYLARFTVAGRDVQEAEPLLEGRGWRIRDVLEAPGTGDLFVLVDGGNAPLVRLSPA; from the coding sequence ATGCGCCGACGCACCTACCTCGCGCTCGCCGGGACCGCCGTGACCGGGAGCCTCGCTGGCTGTACCGACACCGCCGGGCCAGACACCGGAACCGGTGGGAGTGGCGACACGGCCGGTACTGGCAACGGGGGCGACACGACCGGCGGTGACGACGACGGCGGACAGCCCGACGACACGACTGCGGTCGCGGTCGAGCGTCTCACCACCCTGTCGAGTCCGTGGGCACTGACGACGATTCCGGACGACGACCGCTTGCTCGTGACCGAGCGCGTCGGCCAGTTGCGACTGGTCGATCCCGCGTCGGGCGACGTGCAGACGGTGCCGGGCACCCCCGAGGTGTTCGCACGCGGGCAGGGTGGGCTGCTCGACGTGGAACTCCACCCGCGCTTCCCCGAGGAGCCGTGGCTCTATCTCACGTACTCGGCCCGGCGCGAGGATGGCACGTCCACGACGCACGTCGGCAGAGGGCGGTTCGATCCGACCGCCGACGCGCCGCGACTCCGCGACTTCGAGCTACTCCACGCCGCCCAACCCTTCGTGAACTCGACCGGGCACTTCGGCTCCCGGCTGGCCTTCGACACCGACGAGCGACTGTACGTCACGGTCGGCGACCGCCAGTTCAAGGACTTCGGCCCGGACCACGTCGCACAGGACCTGACGAACGACCTCGGCACCGTCCTCCGGTTCGAGCCGGACGGGTCGATCCCCGACGACAACCCCTTCGTGGACGATCCAGAGGCGCGGGACACCATCTTCAGCTACGGCCACCGGAACGCGCAGGGGCTGACTCGCCACCCCGAGACGGGCGACATCTGGGAGGCCGAGTTCGGCGAACAGGACGGCGACGAGATCAACGTCCTCGAAGCGGGCGGCAACTACGGCTGGCCGGTCGCCGACGAGGGCTGTACCTACGGGTCGGGCGACCCGATCGGCGTCTCACATGCGGATCGGGAGGACGTGATCGCGCCGGTGTTCGGGTGGCCCTGCGGGAGCGGGGGGTTCCCGCCCAGCGGGATGACGTTCTACACCGGCGAGGCGTTCCCCGAGTGGCAGGGCGACCTCCTGCTCGGTGGGCTGGCCTCGCAGTATCTCGCACGGTTCACTGTGGCGGGTCGGGACGTACAGGAGGCAGAGCCACTGCTTGAGGGTCGTGGGTGGCGGATCCGGGACGTGCTCGAAGCGCCCGGCACGGGCGACCTGTTCGTCCTCGTCGACGGCGGGAACGCACCGCTGGTGCGGCTGTCGCCGGCCTGA